A window from Verrucomicrobiia bacterium encodes these proteins:
- a CDS encoding biopolymer transporter ExbD, whose product MRRFSQRNPLVTLSEINITPLLDLAFVLLIIFVITTPLLEKSIRLNLPEGGRTEAQRPNRDDIQTVEISPTGQYRLRGRPMTLPQIEAELVRAFRANPNTIVYVRADQDGPYKYVAALIDLCERRGITRLSLRTQGEPR is encoded by the coding sequence ATGCGGCGTTTTTCGCAAAGGAACCCGTTGGTCACGCTGAGTGAAATCAACATCACTCCGCTGCTCGACCTCGCCTTTGTGCTGCTCATCATCTTCGTCATCACCACGCCCCTGCTGGAAAAAAGCATCCGCCTCAACCTGCCCGAAGGCGGGCGCACCGAGGCCCAGCGCCCCAACCGCGATGACATTCAAACCGTCGAAATCTCCCCCACCGGCCAGTACCGCCTGCGCGGGCGGCCCATGACCCTGCCCCAGATTGAAGCCGAGCTGGTGCGGGCGTTCCGCGCCAATCCCAACACCATCGTTTATGTGCGCGCAGACCAGGACGGCCCTTACAAATACGTCGCGGCGCTGATTGACCTGTGCGAGCGCCGCGGCATCACGCGCCTGAGTCTGCGCACCCAGGGCGAACCGCGGTAA